From Vicugna pacos chromosome 6, VicPac4, whole genome shotgun sequence, a single genomic window includes:
- the G2E3 gene encoding G2/M phase-specific E3 ubiquitin-protein ligase isoform X5, whose translation MKINLVGHRILKCSVCKKTGASIGCVAPRCKRSYHFPCGLQKECIFQFTGNFASFCWNHRPVQIITSNNYRDSLPCTICLEFIAPTPTYSVLRSPCCKNAWFHRDCLQVQAINAGVFFFRCTVCNNSDIFQKEMLRMGIHIPEKDASWELEENAYQDLLQHYEHCDVRRCRCKEGRDYNVPDSKWEIKRCQCCGSSGTHLACSSLQSWEQNWECLECRSILYNSGDFQKPKKHTLPNTNVGITDCLLEESSPKLPRQSPGAQRKDLLRQGSKFKRDISTLIIELGFQIKKKAKRLYINKANIWNSALDGFRNQNFNPSYSIEVVYVNENDHFGREHPGSKQEFLCLLMQQLENSPLFEGSLSKNLSLNSQALKENLYYEAGKMLAISLVHGGPSPGFFSKTLFNCLVYGPENTQPILDDVSDFDVAQIIIRINTATNLADLNSLVNECFNYLELIGCLRLITSISDKYMLAKDILVYHVIKRVQAPFESFKQGLKTLGVLEKIQTYPEAFCSIFCHKPENLSAKILSDLFTVRTLSDVQALGFWNSYLQAVEDGKSTVTMEDILIFATGCNSIPPAGFKPTPSIECLHMDFPVGNKCNNSLALPITSTYKEFQENMDFAIKNTLRLEKEENCHFIGP comes from the exons aaatgcaGTGTTTGCAAGAAAACTGGTGCTTCAATTGGATGTGTTGCACCCCGATGTAAACGAAGTTATCATTTCCCATGTGGACTTCAGAAAGAATGTATTTTCCAGTTCACTGGCAATTTTGC gtcATTTTGTTGGAACCATCGACCTGTTCAAATAATTACATCTAACAATTATAGAGACTCCTTACCGTGCACCATTTGCTTGGAATTTATTGCACCTACTCCAACTTACAGTGTATTACGAAGTCCTTGTTGTAAGAATGCTTGGTTTCATAGAGACTGTTTACAG GTTCAAGCAATAAATGCAGGAGTGTTTTTCTTTAGGTGCACAGTATGCAATAATAGTGATATATTTCAGAAAGAGATGTTGAGAATGGGAATTCATATTCCTGAAAA AGATGCGTCTTGGGAATTAGAGGAAAATGCTTATCAAGACCTTCTGCAGCACTATGAACATTGTGATGTCCGAAGATGTCGTTGCAAAGAAGGGCGAGACTATAATGTGCCTGATAG CAAATGGGAAATAAAGCGCTGTCAGTGTTGCGGTTCTAGCGGAACACATTTAGCCTGTTCCTCACTACAGTCCTGGGAACAGAATTGGGAGTGTTTGGAATGTAGAAGTATTCTCTACAATTCAG GTGATTtccaaaaacccaaaaaacacacATTACCCAACACTAATGTGGGAATAACTGATTGTTTGTTAGAGGAATCCTCACCTAAATTACCCAGACAGTCACCTGGAGCCCAGCGTAAAGATCTGCTGAG GCAAGGCAGCAAATTTAAAAGAGATATTTCGACTCTAATAATAGAGTTAggattccaaattaaaaaaaaagctaaaagattatatatcaaCAAAGCTAATATTTGGAATAGTGCCTTAGATGGATTCAGAAATCAAAACTTTAATCCTTCGTACTCAATTGAAGTAGTGTATGTTAATGAAAATGATCATTTTGGAAGAGAGCATCCTGGATCAAAGCAAGAATTCCTGTGTCTCTTAATGCAGCAACTTGAGAACTCACCGTTGTTTGAAGGGTCCTTGTCAAAGAACTTGTCTCTAAATTCTCAag CTCTGAAAGAGAATCTTTACTATGAGGCTGGCAAAATGCTTGCCATTTCTTTGGTTCATGGTGGTCCTTCACCTGGTTTCTTTTCTAAAACCTTATTTAACTGCCTTGTTTATGGACCAGAAAATACCCAACCAATTTTAGACGATGTTTCAGACTTTGATGTGGCACAGATTATAATCAGG ATAAATACTGCAACAAATTTGGCTGACTTAAACTCTTTAGTAAATGAATGTTTTAACTACCTGGAGCTTATTGGATGTCTAAGACTTATAACATCAATAAGTGATAAATATATGTTGGCAAAAGACATACTTGTTTATCATGTAATTAAGAGAGTCCAAGCACCTTTTGAAAG TTTTAAACAGGGTCTGAAAACTCTTGGTGTTTTGGAGAAAATTCAGACTTACCCAGAAGCATTTTGTAGCATCTTCTGTCATAAACCTGAGAATCTTTCTGCAAAAATTCTTAGTGATCTTTTTACAGTACGCACATTATCTGATGTACAGGCGTTGGGATTTTGGAATAGTTACTTACAGGCTGTGGAGG ATGGTAAATCTACAGTAACAATGGAAGACATTCTTATTTTTGCAACTGGTTGCAATTCCATTCCACCTGCTGGATTTAAACCCACTCCTTCAATTGAGTGCCTTCATATGGACTTTCCTGTTGGAAACAAGTGTAATAACTCTTTAGCTCTTCCAATCACCAGTACATATAAAGAATTTCAAGAAAATATGGACTTTGCCATAAAAAACACGCTAagattagaaaaggaagaaaattgtcACTTCATTGGACCTTAA
- the G2E3 gene encoding G2/M phase-specific E3 ubiquitin-protein ligase isoform X4, with protein MSSGIWQRGKEEEGVYGFLIEDIRKEVTRASKLKCSVCKKTGASIGCVAPRCKRSYHFPCGLQKECIFQFTGNFASFCWNHRPVQIITSNNYRDSLPCTICLEFIAPTPTYSVLRSPCCKNAWFHRDCLQVQAINAGVFFFRCTVCNNSDIFQKEMLRMGIHIPEKDASWELEENAYQDLLQHYEHCDVRRCRCKEGRDYNVPDSKWEIKRCQCCGSSGTHLACSSLQSWEQNWECLECRSILYNSGDFQKPKKHTLPNTNVGITDCLLEESSPKLPRQSPGAQRKDLLRQGSKFKRDISTLIIELGFQIKKKAKRLYINKANIWNSALDGFRNQNFNPSYSIEVVYVNENDHFGREHPGSKQEFLCLLMQQLENSPLFEGSLSKNLSLNSQALKENLYYEAGKMLAISLVHGGPSPGFFSKTLFNCLVYGPENTQPILDDVSDFDVAQIIIRINTATNLADLNSLVNECFNYLELIGCLRLITSISDKYMLAKDILVYHVIKRVQAPFESFKQGLKTLGVLEKIQTYPEAFCSIFCHKPENLSAKILSDLFTVRTLSDVQALGFWNSYLQAVEDGKSTVTMEDILIFATGCNSIPPAGFKPTPSIECLHMDFPVGNKCNNSLALPITSTYKEFQENMDFAIKNTLRLEKEENCHFIGP; from the exons ATGTCAAGTGGAATTTGGCAGAGGGGTAAAGAAGAAGAAGGAGTTTATGGTTTTCTAATAGAAGATATCAGGAAAGAAGTGACTAGGGCTTCTAAACTG aaatgcaGTGTTTGCAAGAAAACTGGTGCTTCAATTGGATGTGTTGCACCCCGATGTAAACGAAGTTATCATTTCCCATGTGGACTTCAGAAAGAATGTATTTTCCAGTTCACTGGCAATTTTGC gtcATTTTGTTGGAACCATCGACCTGTTCAAATAATTACATCTAACAATTATAGAGACTCCTTACCGTGCACCATTTGCTTGGAATTTATTGCACCTACTCCAACTTACAGTGTATTACGAAGTCCTTGTTGTAAGAATGCTTGGTTTCATAGAGACTGTTTACAG GTTCAAGCAATAAATGCAGGAGTGTTTTTCTTTAGGTGCACAGTATGCAATAATAGTGATATATTTCAGAAAGAGATGTTGAGAATGGGAATTCATATTCCTGAAAA AGATGCGTCTTGGGAATTAGAGGAAAATGCTTATCAAGACCTTCTGCAGCACTATGAACATTGTGATGTCCGAAGATGTCGTTGCAAAGAAGGGCGAGACTATAATGTGCCTGATAG CAAATGGGAAATAAAGCGCTGTCAGTGTTGCGGTTCTAGCGGAACACATTTAGCCTGTTCCTCACTACAGTCCTGGGAACAGAATTGGGAGTGTTTGGAATGTAGAAGTATTCTCTACAATTCAG GTGATTtccaaaaacccaaaaaacacacATTACCCAACACTAATGTGGGAATAACTGATTGTTTGTTAGAGGAATCCTCACCTAAATTACCCAGACAGTCACCTGGAGCCCAGCGTAAAGATCTGCTGAG GCAAGGCAGCAAATTTAAAAGAGATATTTCGACTCTAATAATAGAGTTAggattccaaattaaaaaaaaagctaaaagattatatatcaaCAAAGCTAATATTTGGAATAGTGCCTTAGATGGATTCAGAAATCAAAACTTTAATCCTTCGTACTCAATTGAAGTAGTGTATGTTAATGAAAATGATCATTTTGGAAGAGAGCATCCTGGATCAAAGCAAGAATTCCTGTGTCTCTTAATGCAGCAACTTGAGAACTCACCGTTGTTTGAAGGGTCCTTGTCAAAGAACTTGTCTCTAAATTCTCAag CTCTGAAAGAGAATCTTTACTATGAGGCTGGCAAAATGCTTGCCATTTCTTTGGTTCATGGTGGTCCTTCACCTGGTTTCTTTTCTAAAACCTTATTTAACTGCCTTGTTTATGGACCAGAAAATACCCAACCAATTTTAGACGATGTTTCAGACTTTGATGTGGCACAGATTATAATCAGG ATAAATACTGCAACAAATTTGGCTGACTTAAACTCTTTAGTAAATGAATGTTTTAACTACCTGGAGCTTATTGGATGTCTAAGACTTATAACATCAATAAGTGATAAATATATGTTGGCAAAAGACATACTTGTTTATCATGTAATTAAGAGAGTCCAAGCACCTTTTGAAAG TTTTAAACAGGGTCTGAAAACTCTTGGTGTTTTGGAGAAAATTCAGACTTACCCAGAAGCATTTTGTAGCATCTTCTGTCATAAACCTGAGAATCTTTCTGCAAAAATTCTTAGTGATCTTTTTACAGTACGCACATTATCTGATGTACAGGCGTTGGGATTTTGGAATAGTTACTTACAGGCTGTGGAGG ATGGTAAATCTACAGTAACAATGGAAGACATTCTTATTTTTGCAACTGGTTGCAATTCCATTCCACCTGCTGGATTTAAACCCACTCCTTCAATTGAGTGCCTTCATATGGACTTTCCTGTTGGAAACAAGTGTAATAACTCTTTAGCTCTTCCAATCACCAGTACATATAAAGAATTTCAAGAAAATATGGACTTTGCCATAAAAAACACGCTAagattagaaaaggaagaaaattgtcACTTCATTGGACCTTAA
- the G2E3 gene encoding G2/M phase-specific E3 ubiquitin-protein ligase isoform X1 has product MGFRYLPRLPQAASSSVQFNCKQTSTRLRALVLFVFVFANLGAEHTMNENKPGGSQNLACVFCRKNDDCPIKYGEKKTNEKWDLTVHYYCLLMSSGIWQRGKEEEGVYGFLIEDIRKEVTRASKLKCSVCKKTGASIGCVAPRCKRSYHFPCGLQKECIFQFTGNFASFCWNHRPVQIITSNNYRDSLPCTICLEFIAPTPTYSVLRSPCCKNAWFHRDCLQVQAINAGVFFFRCTVCNNSDIFQKEMLRMGIHIPEKDASWELEENAYQDLLQHYEHCDVRRCRCKEGRDYNVPDSKWEIKRCQCCGSSGTHLACSSLQSWEQNWECLECRSILYNSGDFQKPKKHTLPNTNVGITDCLLEESSPKLPRQSPGAQRKDLLRQGSKFKRDISTLIIELGFQIKKKAKRLYINKANIWNSALDGFRNQNFNPSYSIEVVYVNENDHFGREHPGSKQEFLCLLMQQLENSPLFEGSLSKNLSLNSQALKENLYYEAGKMLAISLVHGGPSPGFFSKTLFNCLVYGPENTQPILDDVSDFDVAQIIIRINTATNLADLNSLVNECFNYLELIGCLRLITSISDKYMLAKDILVYHVIKRVQAPFESFKQGLKTLGVLEKIQTYPEAFCSIFCHKPENLSAKILSDLFTVRTLSDVQALGFWNSYLQAVEDGKSTVTMEDILIFATGCNSIPPAGFKPTPSIECLHMDFPVGNKCNNSLALPITSTYKEFQENMDFAIKNTLRLEKEENCHFIGP; this is encoded by the exons CTATTaaatatggagaaaagaaaactaatgagAAATGGGATCTCACTGTACATTACTATTGTTTG TTGATGTCAAGTGGAATTTGGCAGAGGGGTAAAGAAGAAGAAGGAGTTTATGGTTTTCTAATAGAAGATATCAGGAAAGAAGTGACTAGGGCTTCTAAACTG aaatgcaGTGTTTGCAAGAAAACTGGTGCTTCAATTGGATGTGTTGCACCCCGATGTAAACGAAGTTATCATTTCCCATGTGGACTTCAGAAAGAATGTATTTTCCAGTTCACTGGCAATTTTGC gtcATTTTGTTGGAACCATCGACCTGTTCAAATAATTACATCTAACAATTATAGAGACTCCTTACCGTGCACCATTTGCTTGGAATTTATTGCACCTACTCCAACTTACAGTGTATTACGAAGTCCTTGTTGTAAGAATGCTTGGTTTCATAGAGACTGTTTACAG GTTCAAGCAATAAATGCAGGAGTGTTTTTCTTTAGGTGCACAGTATGCAATAATAGTGATATATTTCAGAAAGAGATGTTGAGAATGGGAATTCATATTCCTGAAAA AGATGCGTCTTGGGAATTAGAGGAAAATGCTTATCAAGACCTTCTGCAGCACTATGAACATTGTGATGTCCGAAGATGTCGTTGCAAAGAAGGGCGAGACTATAATGTGCCTGATAG CAAATGGGAAATAAAGCGCTGTCAGTGTTGCGGTTCTAGCGGAACACATTTAGCCTGTTCCTCACTACAGTCCTGGGAACAGAATTGGGAGTGTTTGGAATGTAGAAGTATTCTCTACAATTCAG GTGATTtccaaaaacccaaaaaacacacATTACCCAACACTAATGTGGGAATAACTGATTGTTTGTTAGAGGAATCCTCACCTAAATTACCCAGACAGTCACCTGGAGCCCAGCGTAAAGATCTGCTGAG GCAAGGCAGCAAATTTAAAAGAGATATTTCGACTCTAATAATAGAGTTAggattccaaattaaaaaaaaagctaaaagattatatatcaaCAAAGCTAATATTTGGAATAGTGCCTTAGATGGATTCAGAAATCAAAACTTTAATCCTTCGTACTCAATTGAAGTAGTGTATGTTAATGAAAATGATCATTTTGGAAGAGAGCATCCTGGATCAAAGCAAGAATTCCTGTGTCTCTTAATGCAGCAACTTGAGAACTCACCGTTGTTTGAAGGGTCCTTGTCAAAGAACTTGTCTCTAAATTCTCAag CTCTGAAAGAGAATCTTTACTATGAGGCTGGCAAAATGCTTGCCATTTCTTTGGTTCATGGTGGTCCTTCACCTGGTTTCTTTTCTAAAACCTTATTTAACTGCCTTGTTTATGGACCAGAAAATACCCAACCAATTTTAGACGATGTTTCAGACTTTGATGTGGCACAGATTATAATCAGG ATAAATACTGCAACAAATTTGGCTGACTTAAACTCTTTAGTAAATGAATGTTTTAACTACCTGGAGCTTATTGGATGTCTAAGACTTATAACATCAATAAGTGATAAATATATGTTGGCAAAAGACATACTTGTTTATCATGTAATTAAGAGAGTCCAAGCACCTTTTGAAAG TTTTAAACAGGGTCTGAAAACTCTTGGTGTTTTGGAGAAAATTCAGACTTACCCAGAAGCATTTTGTAGCATCTTCTGTCATAAACCTGAGAATCTTTCTGCAAAAATTCTTAGTGATCTTTTTACAGTACGCACATTATCTGATGTACAGGCGTTGGGATTTTGGAATAGTTACTTACAGGCTGTGGAGG ATGGTAAATCTACAGTAACAATGGAAGACATTCTTATTTTTGCAACTGGTTGCAATTCCATTCCACCTGCTGGATTTAAACCCACTCCTTCAATTGAGTGCCTTCATATGGACTTTCCTGTTGGAAACAAGTGTAATAACTCTTTAGCTCTTCCAATCACCAGTACATATAAAGAATTTCAAGAAAATATGGACTTTGCCATAAAAAACACGCTAagattagaaaaggaagaaaattgtcACTTCATTGGACCTTAA
- the G2E3 gene encoding G2/M phase-specific E3 ubiquitin-protein ligase isoform X3 codes for MNENKPGGSQNLACVFCRKNDDCPIKYGEKKTNEKWDLTVHYYCLLMSSGIWQRGKEEEGVYGFLIEDIRKEVTRASKLKCSVCKKTGASIGCVAPRCKRSYHFPCGLQKECIFQFTGNFASFCWNHRPVQIITSNNYRDSLPCTICLEFIAPTPTYSVLRSPCCKNAWFHRDCLQVQAINAGVFFFRCTVCNNSDIFQKEMLRMGIHIPEKDASWELEENAYQDLLQHYEHCDVRRCRCKEGRDYNVPDSKWEIKRCQCCGSSGTHLACSSLQSWEQNWECLECRSILYNSGDFQKPKKHTLPNTNVGITDCLLEESSPKLPRQSPGAQRKDLLRQGSKFKRDISTLIIELGFQIKKKAKRLYINKANIWNSALDGFRNQNFNPSYSIEVVYVNENDHFGREHPGSKQEFLCLLMQQLENSPLFEGSLSKNLSLNSQALKENLYYEAGKMLAISLVHGGPSPGFFSKTLFNCLVYGPENTQPILDDVSDFDVAQIIIRINTATNLADLNSLVNECFNYLELIGCLRLITSISDKYMLAKDILVYHVIKRVQAPFESFKQGLKTLGVLEKIQTYPEAFCSIFCHKPENLSAKILSDLFTVRTLSDVQALGFWNSYLQAVEDGKSTVTMEDILIFATGCNSIPPAGFKPTPSIECLHMDFPVGNKCNNSLALPITSTYKEFQENMDFAIKNTLRLEKEENCHFIGP; via the exons CTATTaaatatggagaaaagaaaactaatgagAAATGGGATCTCACTGTACATTACTATTGTTTG TTGATGTCAAGTGGAATTTGGCAGAGGGGTAAAGAAGAAGAAGGAGTTTATGGTTTTCTAATAGAAGATATCAGGAAAGAAGTGACTAGGGCTTCTAAACTG aaatgcaGTGTTTGCAAGAAAACTGGTGCTTCAATTGGATGTGTTGCACCCCGATGTAAACGAAGTTATCATTTCCCATGTGGACTTCAGAAAGAATGTATTTTCCAGTTCACTGGCAATTTTGC gtcATTTTGTTGGAACCATCGACCTGTTCAAATAATTACATCTAACAATTATAGAGACTCCTTACCGTGCACCATTTGCTTGGAATTTATTGCACCTACTCCAACTTACAGTGTATTACGAAGTCCTTGTTGTAAGAATGCTTGGTTTCATAGAGACTGTTTACAG GTTCAAGCAATAAATGCAGGAGTGTTTTTCTTTAGGTGCACAGTATGCAATAATAGTGATATATTTCAGAAAGAGATGTTGAGAATGGGAATTCATATTCCTGAAAA AGATGCGTCTTGGGAATTAGAGGAAAATGCTTATCAAGACCTTCTGCAGCACTATGAACATTGTGATGTCCGAAGATGTCGTTGCAAAGAAGGGCGAGACTATAATGTGCCTGATAG CAAATGGGAAATAAAGCGCTGTCAGTGTTGCGGTTCTAGCGGAACACATTTAGCCTGTTCCTCACTACAGTCCTGGGAACAGAATTGGGAGTGTTTGGAATGTAGAAGTATTCTCTACAATTCAG GTGATTtccaaaaacccaaaaaacacacATTACCCAACACTAATGTGGGAATAACTGATTGTTTGTTAGAGGAATCCTCACCTAAATTACCCAGACAGTCACCTGGAGCCCAGCGTAAAGATCTGCTGAG GCAAGGCAGCAAATTTAAAAGAGATATTTCGACTCTAATAATAGAGTTAggattccaaattaaaaaaaaagctaaaagattatatatcaaCAAAGCTAATATTTGGAATAGTGCCTTAGATGGATTCAGAAATCAAAACTTTAATCCTTCGTACTCAATTGAAGTAGTGTATGTTAATGAAAATGATCATTTTGGAAGAGAGCATCCTGGATCAAAGCAAGAATTCCTGTGTCTCTTAATGCAGCAACTTGAGAACTCACCGTTGTTTGAAGGGTCCTTGTCAAAGAACTTGTCTCTAAATTCTCAag CTCTGAAAGAGAATCTTTACTATGAGGCTGGCAAAATGCTTGCCATTTCTTTGGTTCATGGTGGTCCTTCACCTGGTTTCTTTTCTAAAACCTTATTTAACTGCCTTGTTTATGGACCAGAAAATACCCAACCAATTTTAGACGATGTTTCAGACTTTGATGTGGCACAGATTATAATCAGG ATAAATACTGCAACAAATTTGGCTGACTTAAACTCTTTAGTAAATGAATGTTTTAACTACCTGGAGCTTATTGGATGTCTAAGACTTATAACATCAATAAGTGATAAATATATGTTGGCAAAAGACATACTTGTTTATCATGTAATTAAGAGAGTCCAAGCACCTTTTGAAAG TTTTAAACAGGGTCTGAAAACTCTTGGTGTTTTGGAGAAAATTCAGACTTACCCAGAAGCATTTTGTAGCATCTTCTGTCATAAACCTGAGAATCTTTCTGCAAAAATTCTTAGTGATCTTTTTACAGTACGCACATTATCTGATGTACAGGCGTTGGGATTTTGGAATAGTTACTTACAGGCTGTGGAGG ATGGTAAATCTACAGTAACAATGGAAGACATTCTTATTTTTGCAACTGGTTGCAATTCCATTCCACCTGCTGGATTTAAACCCACTCCTTCAATTGAGTGCCTTCATATGGACTTTCCTGTTGGAAACAAGTGTAATAACTCTTTAGCTCTTCCAATCACCAGTACATATAAAGAATTTCAAGAAAATATGGACTTTGCCATAAAAAACACGCTAagattagaaaaggaagaaaattgtcACTTCATTGGACCTTAA
- the G2E3 gene encoding G2/M phase-specific E3 ubiquitin-protein ligase isoform X2, which yields MACGAAREGKSDAAALELLPSAPRTMNENKPGGSQNLACVFCRKNDDCPIKYGEKKTNEKWDLTVHYYCLLMSSGIWQRGKEEEGVYGFLIEDIRKEVTRASKLKCSVCKKTGASIGCVAPRCKRSYHFPCGLQKECIFQFTGNFASFCWNHRPVQIITSNNYRDSLPCTICLEFIAPTPTYSVLRSPCCKNAWFHRDCLQVQAINAGVFFFRCTVCNNSDIFQKEMLRMGIHIPEKDASWELEENAYQDLLQHYEHCDVRRCRCKEGRDYNVPDSKWEIKRCQCCGSSGTHLACSSLQSWEQNWECLECRSILYNSGDFQKPKKHTLPNTNVGITDCLLEESSPKLPRQSPGAQRKDLLRQGSKFKRDISTLIIELGFQIKKKAKRLYINKANIWNSALDGFRNQNFNPSYSIEVVYVNENDHFGREHPGSKQEFLCLLMQQLENSPLFEGSLSKNLSLNSQALKENLYYEAGKMLAISLVHGGPSPGFFSKTLFNCLVYGPENTQPILDDVSDFDVAQIIIRINTATNLADLNSLVNECFNYLELIGCLRLITSISDKYMLAKDILVYHVIKRVQAPFESFKQGLKTLGVLEKIQTYPEAFCSIFCHKPENLSAKILSDLFTVRTLSDVQALGFWNSYLQAVEDGKSTVTMEDILIFATGCNSIPPAGFKPTPSIECLHMDFPVGNKCNNSLALPITSTYKEFQENMDFAIKNTLRLEKEENCHFIGP from the exons CTATTaaatatggagaaaagaaaactaatgagAAATGGGATCTCACTGTACATTACTATTGTTTG TTGATGTCAAGTGGAATTTGGCAGAGGGGTAAAGAAGAAGAAGGAGTTTATGGTTTTCTAATAGAAGATATCAGGAAAGAAGTGACTAGGGCTTCTAAACTG aaatgcaGTGTTTGCAAGAAAACTGGTGCTTCAATTGGATGTGTTGCACCCCGATGTAAACGAAGTTATCATTTCCCATGTGGACTTCAGAAAGAATGTATTTTCCAGTTCACTGGCAATTTTGC gtcATTTTGTTGGAACCATCGACCTGTTCAAATAATTACATCTAACAATTATAGAGACTCCTTACCGTGCACCATTTGCTTGGAATTTATTGCACCTACTCCAACTTACAGTGTATTACGAAGTCCTTGTTGTAAGAATGCTTGGTTTCATAGAGACTGTTTACAG GTTCAAGCAATAAATGCAGGAGTGTTTTTCTTTAGGTGCACAGTATGCAATAATAGTGATATATTTCAGAAAGAGATGTTGAGAATGGGAATTCATATTCCTGAAAA AGATGCGTCTTGGGAATTAGAGGAAAATGCTTATCAAGACCTTCTGCAGCACTATGAACATTGTGATGTCCGAAGATGTCGTTGCAAAGAAGGGCGAGACTATAATGTGCCTGATAG CAAATGGGAAATAAAGCGCTGTCAGTGTTGCGGTTCTAGCGGAACACATTTAGCCTGTTCCTCACTACAGTCCTGGGAACAGAATTGGGAGTGTTTGGAATGTAGAAGTATTCTCTACAATTCAG GTGATTtccaaaaacccaaaaaacacacATTACCCAACACTAATGTGGGAATAACTGATTGTTTGTTAGAGGAATCCTCACCTAAATTACCCAGACAGTCACCTGGAGCCCAGCGTAAAGATCTGCTGAG GCAAGGCAGCAAATTTAAAAGAGATATTTCGACTCTAATAATAGAGTTAggattccaaattaaaaaaaaagctaaaagattatatatcaaCAAAGCTAATATTTGGAATAGTGCCTTAGATGGATTCAGAAATCAAAACTTTAATCCTTCGTACTCAATTGAAGTAGTGTATGTTAATGAAAATGATCATTTTGGAAGAGAGCATCCTGGATCAAAGCAAGAATTCCTGTGTCTCTTAATGCAGCAACTTGAGAACTCACCGTTGTTTGAAGGGTCCTTGTCAAAGAACTTGTCTCTAAATTCTCAag CTCTGAAAGAGAATCTTTACTATGAGGCTGGCAAAATGCTTGCCATTTCTTTGGTTCATGGTGGTCCTTCACCTGGTTTCTTTTCTAAAACCTTATTTAACTGCCTTGTTTATGGACCAGAAAATACCCAACCAATTTTAGACGATGTTTCAGACTTTGATGTGGCACAGATTATAATCAGG ATAAATACTGCAACAAATTTGGCTGACTTAAACTCTTTAGTAAATGAATGTTTTAACTACCTGGAGCTTATTGGATGTCTAAGACTTATAACATCAATAAGTGATAAATATATGTTGGCAAAAGACATACTTGTTTATCATGTAATTAAGAGAGTCCAAGCACCTTTTGAAAG TTTTAAACAGGGTCTGAAAACTCTTGGTGTTTTGGAGAAAATTCAGACTTACCCAGAAGCATTTTGTAGCATCTTCTGTCATAAACCTGAGAATCTTTCTGCAAAAATTCTTAGTGATCTTTTTACAGTACGCACATTATCTGATGTACAGGCGTTGGGATTTTGGAATAGTTACTTACAGGCTGTGGAGG ATGGTAAATCTACAGTAACAATGGAAGACATTCTTATTTTTGCAACTGGTTGCAATTCCATTCCACCTGCTGGATTTAAACCCACTCCTTCAATTGAGTGCCTTCATATGGACTTTCCTGTTGGAAACAAGTGTAATAACTCTTTAGCTCTTCCAATCACCAGTACATATAAAGAATTTCAAGAAAATATGGACTTTGCCATAAAAAACACGCTAagattagaaaaggaagaaaattgtcACTTCATTGGACCTTAA